A window of Mytilus edulis chromosome 10, xbMytEdul2.2, whole genome shotgun sequence contains these coding sequences:
- the LOC139491651 gene encoding uncharacterized protein, which yields MATPTKDMDNFDDLLTCTICLETFKVPKYLPCLHTFCESCIKTYIVSSTEKENQSEGFNCPVCRTFVSYDKRPDKPEAWASSLPMNHFVITMMDKRAIQRSEMMCNSCKINNKIKNAISWCTICEEAFCEQCDECHRSFKFLAKHKLVSIKEIQIGNSDLKISEVLICEEHADKIVEVYCVDHSKPCCTLCATLSHRKCENVISIVKAATGIKQSELTTSLIKSLDERNTKISEIVENQKGNLAKVETATENMIKEVSTLKTAVINHLGVLEEKFKADMVSSKKNVVMNLSDVVNTFSSYKSTLINWKSVLEGSIEHGSDQQCLMEVNKIGPKMTILEKEMKEDMKKMKNMTIDFVPSELIEKFKTSAESFGCVNIVQDEFPGTLSIGGYRKKVNFRSGDIKILHTIIAAETDDTSALIIAGYLVITSFHKSNVAKFSLDGHFVDSLTVVKSPKDIAHVDQTQVAISIYGNNKILFVDITKMKLLRTLDFDLVSIRVYGLCCIERNSFIVSDGSTLTWINSSGKKVKQKSTSGESFYVSILNMKDHIYGDRRNSVTCEVGKTTKFTYTNKQLSSPRGIGIDFEGNIYIAGYISKNIHQITTDGKLIRIIPVKIFGIQNPWTIRFSPTDSNKFVVTCAESGKVVLCEIEANSI from the coding sequence ATGGCGACACCCACAAAGGATATGGACAATTTTGACGATCTATTAACGTGTACAATTTGTCTGGAAACTTTCAAAGTTCCGAAGTATTTGCCATGTCTACACACTTTCTGTGAATCGTGTATTAAAACTTACATTGTATCATCTACGGAAAAGGAAAATCAGTCCGAGGGATTCAACTGTCCGGTTTGTCGAACATTTGTATCGTACGACAAAAGACCAGATAAACCAGAAGCATGGGCTTCCTCGTTACCGATGAACCATTTTGTGATAACGATGATGGATAAGCGAGCAATTCAAAGGTCAGAAATGATGTGCAACTCGTGCAAGATTAACAACAAGATAAAAAATGCTATTTCTTGGTGTACCATTTGCGAAGAGGCATTTTGTGAACAATGCGATGAATGTCACAGATCTTTCAAATTTTTGGCTAAACATAAACTCGTTTCAATCAAAGAAATTCAGATAGGAAATTCCGATTTAAAAATATCTGAAGTCTTGATTTGCGAAGAACATGCCGATAAGATTGTTGAGGTTTATTGTGTGGATCATTCGAAGCCATGTTGTACGTTATGTGCAACACTTTCTCATCGCAAATGTGAAAATGTTATCTCCATTGTAAAAGCCGCTACAGGTATAAAACAGTCCGAACTTACCACAAGTTTGATTAAAAGTCTTGACGAAAGGAATACAAAAATTAGTGAAATAGTTGAAAATCAAAAAGGAAATTTGGCTAAAGTTGAAACTGCCACTGAAAACATGATTAAAGAAGTATCAACACTTAAAACGGCAGTAATAAATCATTTAGGTGTGTTGGAAGAGAAATTTAAGGCCGACATGGTCTCATCAAAGAAGAACGTCGTCATGAACTTAAGTGATGTCGTTAATACATTTTCGAGTTATAAAAGTACATTGATTAATTGGAAGTCAGTCCTTGAAGGGTCCATAGAACATGGATCTGACCAACAGTGTTTAATGGAAGTTAACAAGATTGGTCCAAAAATGACTATACTggaaaaagaaatgaaagaagaTATGAAAAAGATGAAGAACATGACTATTGATTTTGTTCCTTCTGAACTAATTGAGAAGTTTAAAACGAGCGCAGAATCGTTCGGTTGTGTAAATATAGTACAAGACGAGTTTCCAGGTACACTGTCTATCGGGGGTTAtagaaaaaaggtaaattttcGCAGTGGCGAcattaaaattttgcatacaattaTTGCTGCTGAGACAGATGACACGAGTGCATTAATCATTGCTGGTTACTTGGTTATAACAAGCTTTCACAAAAGTAACGTTGCAAAATTCAGTCTCGATGGACACTTTGTAGACAGTTTGACTGTGGTAAAGTCCCCAAAGGATATAGCACACGTTGACCAGACTCAAGTCGCTATTTCAATTTATGGTAATAACAAAATTTTGTTTGTTGACATTACAAAAATGAAGTTATTACGAACATTGGATTTTGATTTAGTAAGTATACGCGTTTATGGATTATGCTGTATCGAAAGGAATTCATTTATTGTATCTGATGGATCCACACTGACATGGATAAACTCATCAGGGAAGAAAGTGAAACAGAAGTCAACAAGTGGCGAATCTTTTTATGTTTCGATATTGAATATGAAAGATCATATATATGGAGATAGAAGGAATTCTGTAACATGTGAAGTGGGGAAAACTACCAAGTTTACGTATACAAATAAGCAGTTGTCCTCCCCACGAGGAATCGGAATAGACTTTGAGGGAAATATATACATTGCTGGATATATTTCTAAGAACATTCACCAAATTACTACTGATGGAAAATTAATACGAATAATTCCGGTTAAAATATTTGGAATTCAGAATCCCTGGACAATTCGTTTTTCTCCTACCGACAGCAATAAATTTGTCGTTACATGTGCAGAGTCCGGAAAAGTTGTACTGTGCGAAATTGAGGCAAATTCAATATAA
- the LOC139491655 gene encoding uncharacterized protein: MRSSQLRKVFLRFHRNNSTCNDKQIWEIMKNSLDGYRDVWFMPLRLKDFMSGTNFSHASLDVDQYFRDQQTVTNNNTYPGSVKPYLIPFKSLFHSGFDALQKKIDKNPIDSSLLSYATETLVSGFLYRKDYHESCLQAVLRLQNEGHISVIMANHLFSRLTANFGRNHFVTNKKPSKLDLVTCPCSRNCGEEIIYDNIGIGSESLWYGCPDIMMLPYGGVCGIVVPEDASSENNEFMVEGSNLESNLKTFIGNRDTSSLRGENTVQRIISMAITFSMYQKVSKPTLKLEQTQSASMVPIIAANARQFDIYLYDSKNDILLCNKGPPIPLWEDDTIRKNPAKLNLSSVLQLWMTINYLSMQPQLRKEDTEILSGSCGFLSKMTTDKLEDIEATLRMTKWFYPPVKKEFEVHFQTLTP, from the exons ATGAGAAGTTCTCAACTCCGTAAAGTCTTTTTAAGATTTCATAGAAATAATTCGACCTGTAATGATAAACAAATATGGGAAATTATGAAGAATTCTTTGGATGGATACAGAGATGTTTGGTTTATGCCTCTTCGCCTGAAGGATTTCATGTCGGGGACGAATTTTTCACATGCATCTTTGGATGTTGATCAGTATTTCCGAGATCAACAAACAGTAACAAACAATAACACATATCCAGGAAGTGTGAAACCATATCTAATTCCGTTCAAATCATTGTTTCATAGCGGATTTGATGCTTTACaaaagaaaattgataaaaatcccATTGATTCATCCTTGCTCTCATATGCAACTGAAACACTTGTTTCtggttttttatatagaaaag aTTATCATGAAAGCTGTCTTCAAGCTGTTTTACGATTACAGAATGAAGGTCATATTAGTGTTATTATGGCGAATCACTTGTTCTCAAGATTGACAGCAAACTTTGGAAGAAATCATTTTGTGACGAATAAAAAACCTAGCAAATTGGATCTTGTAACATGTCCTTGTTCCAGGAACTGTGGAGAGGAAATCATTTACGATAATATTGGAATag gAAGTGAGTCTCTATGGTATGGATGTCCAGATATAATGATGCTTCCCTATGGAGGAGTCTGTGGTATTGTAGTACCAGAAGATGCAAGTAGCGAGAACAATGAATTTATGGTGGAGGGCTCCAATCTTGAATCAAATCTTAAAACATTTATAGGGAACAGAGATACATCATCTCTTCGTGGAGAAAATACTGTACAAAGGATAATATCTATGGCAATAACATTTTCTATGTATCAAAAAGTATCAAAACCAACATTAAAACTTGAACAGACTCAGTCAGCATCGATGGTTCCAATTATTGCTGCCAATGCAAggcaatttgatatttatttgtacGATTCTAAGAACGATATTCTTTTGTGTAATAAAGGACCACCTATTCCATTATGGGAAGATGACACAATAAGAAAAAATCCGGCAAAATTAAACCTTTCATCTGTACTTCAACTTTGGATGACTATTAATTATTTATCGATGCAACCACAGCTTAGAAAAGAGGACACTGAGATTTTGTCTGGAAGTTGTGGCTTCCTCTCAAAAATGACAACGGACAAATTGGAGGACATTGAAGCAACTTTGCGAATGACAAAATGGTTTTATCCACCAGTTAAAAAAGAATTTGAGGTGCATTTCCAAACTCTTACACCCTGA